The Branchiostoma floridae strain S238N-H82 chromosome 17, Bfl_VNyyK, whole genome shotgun sequence genome has a window encoding:
- the LOC118405181 gene encoding E3 ubiquitin-protein ligase TRIM63-like, whose amino-acid sequence MATAPPSLQAKFEEELSCSICLELFTRPKMLPCQHTFCQDCLKDHAGRGGTFQCPKLNCCQQINLPNMGVADFPSNTTVANLCDTLRKRTTRKNEDHVHKVKCTSHPSEDINLYCIQCQVPVCTKCLGEGHKGHSTTNLEAASQERKVSAKMLITEARKIMETYNKYLQDLRNKETALNTQKQERNDKIDEALHKAVQQLTEAKDSLKSKEDQEHTKTIKVLQAQKNEVLTDFAEISSACMATMKGLEKGGVELLCTETTLHEVVTKCKEKSLPTPMSVPTVEFQPTDPETLTLGKLSSHKPSWLWKIIGTFWLLLKASVLAIWWLGFFAMGFTFLMVFINHNDKNTNGVILIVTLLVLSFSISLYSLVQKGKLRSSSLLLFAICHVFWLSWILSVKLGNGKYDEVLGIMAPVILSCIISIGFIWKNN is encoded by the coding sequence ATGGCTACAGCACCACCAAGTCTTCAGGCAAAATTTGAGGAGGAACTGTCCTGtagcatctgcctggagctgttcaccaggcccaagatgctgccctgtcagcacaccttctgtcaggactgtctaaAGGACCATGCAGGGAGGGGAGGGACCTTCCAGTGCCCAAAGTTGAACTGTTGTCAGCAAATCAATCTACCAAACATGGGAGTGGCTGACTTTCCCAGCAATACCACCGTAGCAAATCTATGTGACACACTACGCAAGAGGACAACAAGAAAGAACGAAGACCATGTGCACAAAGTCAAGTGCACTTCTCACCCTTCTGAGGACATCAACCTGTACTGTATCCAGTGCCAGGTTCCAGTCTGCACCAAATGTTTGGGAGAAGGTCACAAAGGTCACAGTACAACCAACTTGGAAGCGGCCTCACAGGAAAGAAAAGTTTCTGCAAAAATGCTTATCACTGAAGCAAGAAAGATCATGGAAACTTACAACAAATATCTACAAGATCTGAGAAACAAGGAGACAGCTCTGAACACACAGAAACAggaaagaaatgacaaaattgaTGAAGCTCTACATAAAGCAGTACAACAGCTCACAGAAGCAAAAGACAGTTTGAAGTCAAAGGAAGACCAAGAACACACCAAGACCATCAAGGTATTGCAGGCTCAAAAGAATGAAGTTTTGACAGATTTTGCTGAAATTTCTTCTGCATGTATGGCTACAATGAAAGGGCTAGAGAAGGGAGGAGTAGAGCTTCTTTGTACTGAAACCACTCTGCATGAGGTTGTAACAAAGTGCAAAGAAAAGTCACTACCAACTCCAATGTCAGTACCGACTGTAGAGTTTCAGCCCACAGACCCAGAGACACTAACATTGGGTAAACTCTCAAGTCATAAACCAAGTTGGCTATGGAAGATAATCGGGACATTTTGGTTATTGCTAAAAGCATCAGTCTTGGCTATCTGGTGGCTTGGCTTTTTTGCGATGGGATTCACATTTCTCATGGTTTTCATAAATCATAATGATAAGAATACGAATGGTGTTATATTAATTGTCACATTATTAGTGCTTTCATTTTCTATCAGTCTTTATTCTTTGGTGCAGAAAGGTAAGTTAAGGtcatcatcattgttgttaTTCGCTATCTGCCATGTCTTCTGGCTTAGTTGGATTCTTAGTGTCAAGCTTGGAAATGGAAAGTATGATGAAGTTCTCGGGATTATGGCACCTGTTATACTTTCTTGTATTATCAGTATTGGCTTTATATGGAAGAACAATTAA